The Prunus persica cultivar Lovell chromosome G7, Prunus_persica_NCBIv2, whole genome shotgun sequence genome has a segment encoding these proteins:
- the LOC18770351 gene encoding probable protein S-acyltransferase 1 gives MSRKKSQVWDVPSNGMDDDTAVAPPPKPSPEKERLYLVWQGNNKFLCGGRIVFGHDAASLFLTSFLIGCPALTFCIRMLVTMKGEHGHYDYPVLTGGIILTVLDFTFLYLTSGRDPGIIPRNSRPPDSDEAYDMSGSMEWVNNKASNLRIPRIKDVQVNGHVVKVKFCDTCLLYRPPRASHCSICNNCVQKFDHHCPWVGQCIGLRNYPFFILFISSSTFLCIYVFVLSWINILRQGGNLWRAMGHDIVSVILIVYCFVAVWFVGGLTVFHIYLICTNQTTYENFRYRYDKNENPYTKGVLGNLKEVFCSRIPPSMVNFRAWVSKDDDTVMGSIASESNRGFIGSKEKFDMERGSKFGKDGNMMVPSILQKLDYSGIDDNMKKKNLGSSDFDDNLKRNAADEPALNPFIFPIGQEQRRSQGSSGIGVNSTNDKRPQ, from the exons TCTACCTAGTCTGGCAGGGTAACAAT AAATTTTTGTGTGGTGGAAGAATAGTCTTTGGTCATGATGCTGCATCACTGTTTCTAACTAGCTTTTTGATTGGATGTCCTGCACTAACATTCTGCATAAGAATGCTTGTAACGATGAAAGGAGAACATGGACATTATGACTATCCTGTACTAACTGGGGGAATAATCCTCACTGTTTTG GATTTCACTTTTCTGTACTTGACATCTGGTAGGGATCCTGGTATCATTCCAAGGAACTCTCGACCACCTGATTCTGATGAGGCATATGATATGTCTGGATCGATGGAGTGGGTCAATAACAAAGCCTCTAATTTGAGAATACCCCGAATAAAGGATGTACAGGTCAATGGCCATGTAGTGAAGGTAAAGTTTTGTGACACTTGTTTGCTATATCGTCCACCGCGTGCTTCTCATTGCTCGATCTGCAACAACTGTGTTCAGAAGTTTGATCACCACTGTCCATGGGTGGGTCAGTGTATTGGATTA CGTAACTatccatttttcattttgtttatttcgTCATCAACCTTCCTGTGCATATATGTCTTTGTCTTGTCTTGGATCAACATTCTTCGACAAGGTGGCAATCTGTGGAGGGCTATGGGACATGACATCGTATCAGTTATTCTCATAGTATATTGCTTTGTAGCAGTATGGTTTGTTGGTGGGCTAACAGTTTTCCATATCTATCTAATTTGCACCAACCAG ACGACTTATGAGAATTTTCGTTACCGTTACGATAAGAATGAAAACCCATACACTAAGGGAGTACTGGGAAACTTGAAAGAAGTGTTCTGCTCAAGGATTCCACCTTCAATGGTCAACTTCCGAGCATGGGTCTCAAAAGACGACGACACAGTAATGGGATCCATCGCTTCAGAGAGTAACAGAGGCTTCATTGGCTCCAAAGAGAAATTTGACATGGAAAGGGGAAGTAAGTTTGGCAAGGATGGGAATATGATGGTTCCAAGTATTTTGCAGAAATTGGACTACAGTGGGATTGATGATaacatgaagaagaagaatttgggTAGCAGTGATTTTGATGATAATTTAAAACGGAACGCAGCAGATGAACCTGCATTAAATCCATTTATCTTTCCTATTGGTCAAGAACAAAGACGTTCACAGGGAAGTTCCGGCATTGGAGTTAATTCTACTAATGATAAGAGGCCTCAGTAG
- the LOC109950292 gene encoding uncharacterized protein LOC109950292 isoform X2 translates to MNESLTAKAKAKAKKGGEASIGAVSGCTILILFLLCERTNIIQPILGKEKETPAILKWSLVELYTRFNQIKDLNDIEGIFKTPKKRKTTREEEDTVEKGILKTYKKRKTTGEEGDPLDKV, encoded by the exons ATGAATGAATCCTTGaccgcaaaagcaaaagcaaaagcaaagaagggaGGAGAAGCCTCTATAGGAGCTGTTTCGGGTTGCACTATCCTAATATTG TTTCTACTGTGTGAGAGGACAAACATCATACAACCAATCCTTggcaaggagaaagaaactcctgccattcttaaatggagtctTGTGGAACTCTACACAAGATTCAACCAAATAAAGGACTTGAATGACATCGAG GGTATTTTCAAAACTCCTAAAAAGCGAAAAACTACCAGGGAAGAGGAAGACACTGTTGAGAAG ggtattttgaaaacatataaaaagagaaaaactaccGGAGAAGAGGGAGACCCTCTTGACAAGGTATAA
- the LOC109950292 gene encoding glutamic acid-rich protein-like isoform X1 has translation MFENEAGKEPLAIQDLLVKSMTDQINYRQQQDPSFVCPERLQLWKDEKNEDSEKKMKELWDIFIQAEKRSKELEVELATYIEKLDNEECVTATMTVESTVQLNEIQNLKRRIAELEGKETRIDMEKIAKKKEIQGKYKAEIQSLLSDPTIFEMEMDLPTKQPTQPVEEKEEEKKEEEKQQEEREEENKEQEKQQEEREEEKKQDAPTPDVPSRVQRVKNRERKRLQASCYVYEKNKKTKKEAKKDDEELAQFKLISSEEVCNYCSSSCCFFLFSALQKQKL, from the coding sequence atgtttgAGAATGAAGCTGGAAAAGAACCTCTTGCAATTCAAGACCTCTTGGTGAAGTCCATGACAGACCAAATCAACTACCGCCAACAACAAGATCCTAGCTTCGTTTGCCCGGAAAGATTACAACTGTGGAaggatgaaaaaaatgaagacagtgagaagaaaatgaaggaattgTGGGATATATTTATCCAAGCAGAAAAGAGATCAAAGGAGCTGGAAGTGGAGTTGGCAACATACATAGAGAAATTAGATAATGAAGAATGTGTGACTGCCACCATGACAGTGGAATCTACAGTTCAGcttaatgaaatacaaaatttgaaaaggagGATTGCAGAATTGGAAGGCAAGGAAACTCGTATTGACATGGAGAAGATTGCCAAGAAAAAGGAGATTCAAGGAAAGTACAAGGCAGAAATTCAAAGCTTGTTGTCAGACCCAACAATCTTTGAAATGGAGATGGATCTGCCTACAAAACAACCAACACAACCagttgaagagaaagaagaagaaaagaaagaagaagagaagcaacaagaagagagagaagaagaaaataaagaacaagagaagcaacaagaagagagagaagaagagaagaagcaagatGCTCCAACACCTGATGTTCCTTCAAGAGTACAAAGGGtgaagaacagagaaagaaagaggcttCAAGCATCTTGCTATGTGtacgaaaaaaataagaaaacaaaaaaggaggcAAAAAAGGATGATGAAGAACTAGCACAATTCAAGCTTATCTCTTCCGAGGAGGTATGCAATTACTGCAGTTCAAGCTGctgcttttttctattttctgcattgcagaaacagaaactgTAA
- the LOC109950301 gene encoding uncharacterized protein LOC109950301 yields MMRSRVVSSLIVDRIRAKPELKPVEIIHEFKDYYGIDISYYHAWFGKELAKLDVHGDESKSFNELVWYADAVKETNTGSLCTLDCEAGINRFRRFFVSFGGCIAGFQYCIPLLFIDATFLKSKYKGQLLCASGKNGNQGFYPLAFGVVDSETEENWTWFLQHLASILLPMGRVVTFFSDRNQGLLNAMGFVFPGWPHSYCYYHLKQNLISKYPKSGYGKLLQDRVINLFSRCAYAVTDEEFKVSMEELVIVGSSKVKAFISDLSRDHYANAFFKGMRYGEMANSLADEEVDNSFVSGDGTRLCENAEAGRTWAVRRSNCTVFEVFADYSVMVDLEQRTCSCRLWQIDGFPCTHAVAAILAKRDSVYDYVECYYKTDFFRKAYESPIFPIPDIGKGLGSNGSAAGVVLPPITKRPAGRPPTKRIKVFGEFKRPLKCSRCNVAGHNRKTCKAII; encoded by the exons ATGATGAGGTCTCGTGTGGTGTCCTCCCTCATTGTGGACAGAATTCGTGCAAAACCAGAGCTGAAGCCAGTTGAGATTATACACGAGTTCAAAGATTATTATGGTATAGACATTTCATACTACCATGCATGGTTTGGCAAAGAGTTAGCTAAATTGGACGTTCACGGTGATGAGTCGAAGTCCTTCAACGAGTTAGTGTGGTATGCGGACGCCGTAAAGGAAACTAACACTGGTTCTCTCTGCACTCTTGATTGTGAAGCTGGAATTAATCGCTTTCGACGattttttgtgtcttttggCGGTTGCATTGCTGGATTTCAATATTGCATACCCTTGTTGTTCATTGATGCTACGTTTTTGAAGAGCAAGTACAAGGGGCAGCTTCTCTGTGCTTCGGGAAAGAATGGAAATCAAG ggttTTATCCTCTAGCTTTTGGAGTTGTTGATTCTGAGACAGAGGAGAATTGGACTtggtttcttcaacatttggcTTCTATATTGCTACCGATGGGGAGAGTGGTGACCTTTTTCTCGGACCGCAATCAAGGTTTGTTAAATGCAATGGGGTTTGTGTTTCCCGGATGGCCTCATTCTTACTGTTATTATCACCTCAAACAGAATTTGATATCAAAGTACCCAAAGTCAGGTTATGGGAAACTGCTCCAAGACCgtgttatcaatttatttagtagATGCGCATATGCTGTTACGGACGAAGAGTTTAAGGTATCAATGGAGGAGTTGGTGATTGTTGGGAGTTCGAAAGTGAAGGCATTTATATCTGATTTGTCTAGAGATCACTATGCCAACGCATTTTTCAAAGGAATGCGTTATGGGGAGATGGCAAACAGTTTAGCAGA CGAAGAAGTGGACAACAGTTTTGTGTCCGGAGATGGAACTAGACTCTGTGAAAATGCGGAGGCCGGTAGGACTTGGGCAGTTCGTCGTTCTAATTGTACTGTTTTTGAAGTATTTGCTGATTATTCTGTGATGGTTGATCTCGAGCAAAGGACTTGTTCTTGCCGTCTTTGGCAAATTGACGGTTTTCCTTGCACACATGCGGTGGCTGCAATCCTAGCAAAGAGAGATTCAGTTTATGATTACGTGGAGTGTTACTACAAAACCGACTTCTTTCGAAAAGCCTATGAGAGTCCTATTTTTCCTATTCCAGATATTGGGAAAGGATTGGGCAGCAATGGTTCTGCAGCTGGAGTTGTGCTTCCGCCAATTACAAAGAGGCCAGCCGGAAGACCACCAACAAAGagaatcaaagtttttggtgaatttaaaaGGCCATTGAAATGCAGTCGGTGCAATGTTGCTGGGCACAATAGGAAGACTTGCAAGGCTATTATATGA